A single Alosa sapidissima isolate fAloSap1 chromosome 17, fAloSap1.pri, whole genome shotgun sequence DNA region contains:
- the hus1 gene encoding checkpoint protein HUS1 isoform X3, whose translation MWCELLQVNFFDEYQIEGVSPDANEICLELAPENISRALKTAQNAKSVKIKLTKKHCPCLTLAADLPSLSSVSRVVTHDIPVDVIPRRMWHDFKEPSMPDFDVSIYLPPLKIMKNVVDRMKNLSNYLVIEANLSGEMNLKIETDLVSVTTHFKDLGNPPWGDDASQSRSRDMEAMAHTRVDIRKLQQFLAGQQVNPSKAMCNIVHKRIVHLILLHEDVSLQYFIPAVA comes from the exons ATGTGGTGCGAGTTATTACAA GTGAACTTCTTTGATGAATATCAGATAGAGGGTGTATCACCAGATGCCAATGAGATATGTCTGGAGTTGGCTCCAGAGAACATATCGAGAGCTCTGAAGACAGCCCAAAACGCCAAGTCCGTCAAAATCAAACTAACCAAGAAACACTGCCCCTGTCTCACCCTTGCTGCAGACCTG CCCTCGTTGTCCAGTGTGAGTCGTGTTGTCACGCACGATATCCCAGTGGATGTCATACCCCGACGTATGTGGCACGACTTCAAAGAACCCAGCATGCCAGACTTTGAC GTCAGCATATATTTGCCTCCTCTCAAAATAATGAAGAATGTTGTGGACAGGATGAAGAACCTGTCCAACTATTTG GTCATTGAAGCAAACCTCAGTGGTGAGATGAATCTGAAGATTGAGACTGACTTGGTGTCCGTGACGACGCACTTCAAAGACCTTGGGAACCCACCGTGGG GTGACGACGCATCGCAGAGCCGGAGCCGTGACATGGAGGCCATGGCACACACTCGCGTGGACATCAGGAAGCTGCAGCAGTTCCTCGCGGGCCAGCAGGTCAACCCCAGCAAAGCCATGTGCA ACATCGTTCACAAGCGAATTGTGCACTTGATCTTGCTACACGAGGACGTATCCCTGCAGTACTTCATCCCTGCCGTGGCATGA
- the hus1 gene encoding checkpoint protein HUS1 isoform X1 produces the protein MKFRSKMIDVGCLNHFTRVVNTIAKLNKTCVLRLTPDNLYFVLSGKVSNGGVSMWCELLQVNFFDEYQIEGVSPDANEICLELAPENISRALKTAQNAKSVKIKLTKKHCPCLTLAADLPSLSSVSRVVTHDIPVDVIPRRMWHDFKEPSMPDFDVSIYLPPLKIMKNVVDRMKNLSNYLVIEANLSGEMNLKIETDLVSVTTHFKDLGNPPWGDDASQSRSRDMEAMAHTRVDIRKLQQFLAGQQVNPSKAMCNIVHKRIVHLILLHEDVSLQYFIPAVA, from the exons ATGAAGTTCCGATCAAAAATGATTGACGTGGGATGTCTTAATCACTTCACGC GTGTTGTGAACACGATTGCTAAACTGAACAAGACCTGCGTCCTGCGACTCACTCCTGATAACCTCTACTTTGTGCTCTCCGGGAAGGTGTCCAACGGCGGGGTTAGCATGTGGTGCGAGTTATTACAA GTGAACTTCTTTGATGAATATCAGATAGAGGGTGTATCACCAGATGCCAATGAGATATGTCTGGAGTTGGCTCCAGAGAACATATCGAGAGCTCTGAAGACAGCCCAAAACGCCAAGTCCGTCAAAATCAAACTAACCAAGAAACACTGCCCCTGTCTCACCCTTGCTGCAGACCTG CCCTCGTTGTCCAGTGTGAGTCGTGTTGTCACGCACGATATCCCAGTGGATGTCATACCCCGACGTATGTGGCACGACTTCAAAGAACCCAGCATGCCAGACTTTGAC GTCAGCATATATTTGCCTCCTCTCAAAATAATGAAGAATGTTGTGGACAGGATGAAGAACCTGTCCAACTATTTG GTCATTGAAGCAAACCTCAGTGGTGAGATGAATCTGAAGATTGAGACTGACTTGGTGTCCGTGACGACGCACTTCAAAGACCTTGGGAACCCACCGTGGG GTGACGACGCATCGCAGAGCCGGAGCCGTGACATGGAGGCCATGGCACACACTCGCGTGGACATCAGGAAGCTGCAGCAGTTCCTCGCGGGCCAGCAGGTCAACCCCAGCAAAGCCATGTGCA ACATCGTTCACAAGCGAATTGTGCACTTGATCTTGCTACACGAGGACGTATCCCTGCAGTACTTCATCCCTGCCGTGGCATGA
- the hus1 gene encoding checkpoint protein HUS1 isoform X2 encodes MKFRSKMIDVGCLNHFTRVVNTIAKLNKTCVLRLTPDNLYFVLSGKVSNGGVSMWCELLQVNFFDEYQIEGVSPDANEICLELAPENISRALKTAQNAKSVKIKLTKKHCPCLTLAADLPSLSSVSRVVTHDIPVDVIPRRMWHDFKEPSMPDFDVSIYLPPLKIMKNVVDRMKNLSNYLVIEANLSGEMNLKIETDLVSVTTHFKDLGNPPWDIVHKRIVHLILLHEDVSLQYFIPAVA; translated from the exons ATGAAGTTCCGATCAAAAATGATTGACGTGGGATGTCTTAATCACTTCACGC GTGTTGTGAACACGATTGCTAAACTGAACAAGACCTGCGTCCTGCGACTCACTCCTGATAACCTCTACTTTGTGCTCTCCGGGAAGGTGTCCAACGGCGGGGTTAGCATGTGGTGCGAGTTATTACAA GTGAACTTCTTTGATGAATATCAGATAGAGGGTGTATCACCAGATGCCAATGAGATATGTCTGGAGTTGGCTCCAGAGAACATATCGAGAGCTCTGAAGACAGCCCAAAACGCCAAGTCCGTCAAAATCAAACTAACCAAGAAACACTGCCCCTGTCTCACCCTTGCTGCAGACCTG CCCTCGTTGTCCAGTGTGAGTCGTGTTGTCACGCACGATATCCCAGTGGATGTCATACCCCGACGTATGTGGCACGACTTCAAAGAACCCAGCATGCCAGACTTTGAC GTCAGCATATATTTGCCTCCTCTCAAAATAATGAAGAATGTTGTGGACAGGATGAAGAACCTGTCCAACTATTTG GTCATTGAAGCAAACCTCAGTGGTGAGATGAATCTGAAGATTGAGACTGACTTGGTGTCCGTGACGACGCACTTCAAAGACCTTGGGAACCCACCGTGGG ACATCGTTCACAAGCGAATTGTGCACTTGATCTTGCTACACGAGGACGTATCCCTGCAGTACTTCATCCCTGCCGTGGCATGA